Part of the Candidatus Eremiobacterota bacterium genome is shown below.
CGCGCCCGCCCGATCCGCGACAACGCGATCGAAGGAACGAAAAACGCCAACAGCACCAGCGTGAACCCGATCCCGCCGCTCGCGAACGTCAGCGTGCCGACGACGAACGCCGCGAGCGCACCGCTCGGCGCCAGCGCTCGCGCCCGCGACGCGACGACCGCGATGAGAGCCGCAAGGACCCCGCCGACCAGCAGGTTGCCGACGGTCACGGCCCGATCACTGTTCTCGTCCTCTTGTCGGTCCGACAGGAGTGCGTGATGGACGGGCGTGCTCGCCTTTTATGCGGATGAATCCGGCTCTTTCAGCGTTCGCGACCCCGCACAACCCTGGGTTGTCTTGCTGGCGATCGGATTTGACGACGACCATTGGGGAACGATCGAGCGCGCCCTGAACGATCTCAAACGACGTCATTTTCCGGGATGTCATCCGAGCGCAGTCGAGGACAACCGACCCAGCTCGCCCGAAACGAGTGTTACCCGCGTGGTCGAACGCCCGTATTTCCACGATTCATCTCGAAGCAATCACATTCAGCTCGCCGATATCATCGCCTATAACGTGCTGCGGCGCTTTCGGAATGGTGATCCGAACTACCCTTACTTCACGCGGATATTGCCCAAACTACGCTGCTCCACGTCTTGCGGCGGCGACGGTCTCGCACTATATGCGTAGCATCGCCGGAAAATATGATGAGACCGGGTCGGATTGGTTACCGCCCGGCTCTCGAGAAAATTATAGTGCATCAGCGATCGTGTCGTCAAGCCCATTACACCGGCACCTTTTCGCCGAGTGCGAGCATCAGCCCATCAACCGTAAATGCATTTGCGATTATGTCGACTCGTATGCCGGCGTCGCGGGCGGTTTGCGCGGTGATCGGGCCGATTGCTGCAACCGTTTTCGCGGCGAGCGACGATGCTGCGCGAGGCACGTTCTGGAGGAAGCCGTGGACGGTGCTGGAGCTCGTGAACGTCACGATGTCGGCGCGCTCGGTCTTTGCGATCAGTTCCGGATCGTCGACGAAGCGCGTCTTGTACGCCGCGACGACGTCGACCACGCGTCCGTTCTCCCGCAGCGTCTCGGGCAGCACCTCGCGCGCTTCGTGCGCGCGATAGACCAGGATGCGCTCGCCGGCGTTTGTGCGGGCGAGGAGCTCCGTCGCTACTGCTTCGTTGACATACGTAGGCGGGAGCAGATCGGCGCGCAAGCCGTGCGCGGCGAGCGCTTCGGCGGTCTTCGGCCCGATCGCCGCGATTCGGACATCGCCGAAGGCGCGCGCGTCGCGGCCGAGCTCGCCGAGCCGGTCGAAGAACGCGTCGACGCCGTTGCGGCTGGTGAAGACGACCCAGTCGTAGTCGCGCACTCGTGCCACGGCCTCGCGCGCGGCGCCGAGGTCGTCCGGCGGGCCGATCGCGATCGTCGGCGCGAGGATCGGCTCCGCGCCCGCTTCCCACAGCCGCGTCGCGAAGTCGTCGGCCTGGTGCGCCGGACGCGTCACCAGAACGCGCTTGCCGAACAGCGGCTGCGCGTCGAACCAGCGGATCCGCGCGCGCTCGCGCACGACGTCGCCGATCACCACGATCGCCGGTGCGGTGATGCCGGTGCGCGCCACCTCGTCGACGACGGTGTCGAGCGTCGCGGTCAGCACCTCTTGCGCCGGCTTCGTCCCTTCGTGCACGATCCCGACCGGCGTGTCGCCTTCGAGACCATGCTCCTTCAGCTGCGCGACGATCCCGGCGAGGTTGCCCATCGCCATCAAGAAAATCGTCGTGGCCTTGCGGTTGGCGAGCTTCGCGAAGTCGAGCGAGCTGACGCCTTTCGTCGGGTCCTCGTGGCCCGTCGCGATCGTGAACGAGGTGTTGTGCTTGCGGTGCGTCACCGGAATGCCGGCGTACGCGGGCGCGGCGATCGCCGACGTGATGCCGGGGACGATCTCGAACGGGACGCCGGCTTCGGCCAGCGCCTGCGCCTCCTCGCCGCCGCGCGCGAACACGAACACGTCGCCGCCCTTGAGCCGCACGACCTTTTTGCCTTCGCGCCCGAGCCGCACGATCAGCGCGGTGATCTCGTCCTGCGAGAGCGTGTGCGCGCCGGCTTTCTTTCCGACGTAGATCTTCTCGCAGTCGGGCGGCGTGAGCGCGACGATCGCCGGCGACGCCAGGTAGTCGTACACGAGCGTGTCGCACTGCGCGAGGGCGCGCGCCCCCTTGAGCGTCAAAAGCCCCGGATCACCGGGGCCCGCGCCGACC
Proteins encoded:
- a CDS encoding DUF3800 domain-containing protein, with the translated sequence MLAFYADESGSFSVRDPAQPWVVLLAIGFDDDHWGTIERALNDLKRRHFPGCHPSAVEDNRPSSPETSVTRVVERPYFHDSSRSNHIQLADIIAYNVLRRFRNGDPNYPYFTRILPKLRCSTSCGGDGLALYA
- the cobA gene encoding uroporphyrinogen-III C-methyltransferase; translation: MEGAEPGAERRSNGKVWLVGAGPGDPGLLTLKGARALAQCDTLVYDYLASPAIVALTPPDCEKIYVGKKAGAHTLSQDEITALIVRLGREGKKVVRLKGGDVFVFARGGEEAQALAEAGVPFEIVPGITSAIAAPAYAGIPVTHRKHNTSFTIATGHEDPTKGVSSLDFAKLANRKATTIFLMAMGNLAGIVAQLKEHGLEGDTPVGIVHEGTKPAQEVLTATLDTVVDEVARTGITAPAIVVIGDVVRERARIRWFDAQPLFGKRVLVTRPAHQADDFATRLWEAGAEPILAPTIAIGPPDDLGAAREAVARVRDYDWVVFTSRNGVDAFFDRLGELGRDARAFGDVRIAAIGPKTAEALAAHGLRADLLPPTYVNEAVATELLARTNAGERILVYRAHEAREVLPETLRENGRVVDVVAAYKTRFVDDPELIAKTERADIVTFTSSSTVHGFLQNVPRAASSLAAKTVAAIGPITAQTARDAGIRVDIIANAFTVDGLMLALGEKVPV